One region of Candidatus Methylomirabilota bacterium genomic DNA includes:
- a CDS encoding (2Fe-2S) ferredoxin domain-containing protein, with protein sequence MGQYRCHVFVCTSGETCPQQGDVEKYVKTLRAGAAAAGKQADVRINKAGCFSQCGHGPMIVVYPENVWYAGVQDSDLQEILESHILGGRPVKRLLYDPGVPGANKVPGAA encoded by the coding sequence ATGGGCCAATACCGCTGCCATGTGTTCGTGTGCACCTCCGGGGAGACCTGTCCGCAGCAGGGTGACGTCGAGAAGTACGTCAAGACGCTCCGCGCCGGCGCGGCCGCGGCGGGAAAGCAGGCCGACGTCCGCATCAACAAGGCGGGGTGCTTCTCGCAGTGCGGCCACGGCCCCATGATCGTCGTCTACCCCGAGAATGTCTGGTACGCGGGCGTGCAGGACTCCGATCTCCAGGAGATCCTCGAGTCGCACATCCTGGGCGGCCGTCCCGTCAAGCGCTTGCTCTACGATCCGGGCGTGCCCGGAGCCAACAAAGTTCCGGGCGCCGCGTAG